Proteins encoded within one genomic window of Streptomyces sp. NBC_00523:
- a CDS encoding dipeptidase, which yields MSDTPDSAVRTYTEQHRAAFLDDLAEWLRIPSVSAQPEHEGDVRRSAEWLSAKLKETGFPVAEVWETDGAPAVFAEWPSDDPAAPTVLVYGHHDVQPAAREDGWSSEPFEPEIRDGRMYGRGAADDKGQVFFHTLGVRAHLAATGRTAPAVHLKLIVEGEEESGSPHFRDLVERHAGRLAADAVIVSDTGMWNETTPTVCTGMRGLAECEIEFHGPAQDIHSGSFGGAVPNPATEIARLVAALHDADGKVAVPGFYDGVAEVSATERALFAELPFDEADWLHTAKSRAASGETGYSTLERIWARPTAEVNGIGGGYQGAGSKTIIPSSARAKISFRLVAGQDPDHIEKAVRTWAEARVPAGISHRITFLPATRPCLTPLDHPALQAVARAMGRAFGKKVLFTREGGSGPAADLQDVLGAPVLFLGISVPSDGWHAPDEKVELDLLLKGVETAAHLWSDLAAALR from the coding sequence ATGAGCGACACCCCGGACAGCGCCGTCCGCACGTACACCGAGCAGCACCGCGCGGCCTTCCTCGACGACCTCGCCGAGTGGCTGCGCATCCCCTCCGTATCCGCTCAGCCGGAGCACGAGGGCGACGTACGGCGCAGCGCCGAGTGGCTGTCGGCCAAGCTGAAGGAGACCGGATTCCCGGTCGCCGAGGTCTGGGAGACCGACGGCGCACCCGCCGTCTTCGCCGAATGGCCCTCGGACGACCCGGCAGCGCCCACGGTCCTGGTGTACGGACACCACGACGTGCAACCCGCCGCCCGCGAGGACGGCTGGAGCAGCGAGCCCTTCGAGCCGGAGATCCGCGACGGCCGGATGTACGGGCGCGGCGCGGCCGACGACAAGGGGCAGGTGTTCTTCCACACCCTCGGCGTACGGGCCCACCTCGCCGCCACCGGCCGCACCGCCCCCGCCGTGCACCTCAAGCTGATCGTGGAGGGCGAGGAGGAGTCCGGCTCCCCGCACTTCCGCGACCTGGTCGAGCGCCATGCGGGCCGCCTCGCCGCCGACGCGGTGATCGTCTCGGACACCGGCATGTGGAACGAGACCACCCCGACCGTCTGCACCGGGATGCGCGGCCTCGCCGAGTGCGAGATCGAGTTCCACGGACCCGCGCAGGACATCCACTCCGGCTCCTTCGGCGGCGCCGTCCCGAACCCGGCCACCGAGATCGCCCGCCTCGTCGCCGCGCTCCACGACGCGGACGGCAAGGTCGCGGTCCCCGGCTTCTACGACGGCGTGGCCGAGGTCAGCGCGACCGAACGCGCGCTCTTCGCCGAGCTGCCCTTCGACGAGGCCGACTGGCTGCACACCGCCAAGTCCCGGGCCGCCTCCGGAGAGACCGGGTACTCGACGCTGGAACGGATCTGGGCCCGCCCGACCGCCGAGGTCAACGGCATCGGCGGCGGCTACCAGGGCGCCGGGAGCAAGACGATCATCCCCTCGTCCGCCCGCGCGAAGATCAGCTTCCGCCTGGTCGCGGGCCAGGACCCGGACCACATCGAGAAGGCCGTACGGACCTGGGCCGAGGCCCGCGTCCCCGCCGGGATCAGCCACCGGATCACCTTCCTCCCCGCCACCCGGCCCTGCCTGACGCCCCTGGACCACCCCGCGCTCCAGGCGGTGGCCCGTGCCATGGGCCGGGCGTTCGGCAAGAAGGTCCTCTTCACCCGCGAAGGAGGCTCCGGACCCGCCGCCGACCTCCAGGACGTGCTCGGCGCGCCCGTTCTCTTCCTCGGCATCTCCGTACCGTCCGACGGCTGGCACGCCCCCGACGAGAAGGTCGAACTGGACCTCCTCCTCAAGGGCGTCGAGACCGCCGCCCACCTCTGGAGCGACCTGGCGGCCGCCCTCCGCTGA